The Mucilaginibacter sp. PAMB04168 genome contains the following window.
ACGCTTTGCCATTGAATCCTGGTGGCTGGGTGATTATGAAAGTTATAATTTACAGACTGCATCTCTCTATAATATAGAGATGACTGAGGATTCTGATGTATTACTGGTTATGCGGGAACAGATACAGGAAGTTGCAGCGGCAGTTCAGGCCGTAGGCCTGATGATTAAGGAGATTGACCAGAAGGGAGCCATCGCCACTCAAAAACGGATTCATTCAGCAATTAGCCTCAGTGCAGAAGAACGGTATGATGTGCTATCTAAAAGTTATCCGGATTTTCTAAAAAGGTTTCCTCAAAGTATGATTGCTTCTTATCTAGG
Protein-coding sequences here:
- a CDS encoding Crp/Fnr family transcriptional regulator, encoding MAYELLFHYIESKSHLTLSNNEKQLIQAAFKLKHLRKRQYLLQEGDVCKYMAFIVKGAGRMYAVKENGQEYVIRFAIESWWLGDYESYNLQTASLYNIEMTEDSDVLLVMREQIQEVAAAVQAVGLMIKEIDQKGAIATQKRIHSAISLSAEERYDVLSKSYPDFLKRFPQSMIASYLGISPETLSRIRKNLLFK